The genomic interval GGCGCTTGGCGTGGGGAACGTGGTCGTGGAGGACGAGGAGGCATTTacaataaatcaaatgttgagtGTTATAATTGCCATAAACGTGGCCATTATGTGAATGAGTGCAaatcaaaaggtgataatcatgcttccaattgtgctcaagaagatactaatcacgaacaagatgaagaggatcatgaAGTATTAATGAcaaccacatcaaatgaaaATCCAAACAAccagacttggtatttggatacaggttgcacgaatcatatgtgtggtcagaaggagctgtttgcagatttggatgactcatttcgcacaaaagtgaaattcggtgatggcagGTTCGTTCCGGTGATTGGAAAAGGGCGAATTCTTATTACATTGAAGAATGAtgatcacaggtacatctatgatgtttcCTATGTATCTGAcatgaaaagtaatttgttgagtGTGGGACAACTGGCCGAAAAGGGTTacgtgatgcacatagttgaaaataaattctcaatttttgataaaaaaggtaatttgattcttaaaacctttttataaaaaaccgcatgtttccagtagatattcatatgggtaatttcaagtgcttgaatgcaatagtgaataatgaatcgtggttatggcatttacgctttgggcacttaaattttcagagtttggaaaatctttccaaaagaaatttagtgaatggtttaccccatattcatcaccctgatcaattgtgtgaggcttgcaATTTTAGAAAGAATCAcaggataccatttgttaaggagccttggcgtgcaaaatttcctttggagcttgttcatacagatgtttgtggcccgatgaacatatcatcagttggaggtaataagtattttttaacttttattgatgatttttcaaggaaaacctggatttatatattgaaaaacaaggatgaggtattccactgctttaaaatatttaaagcatttgttgaaagaggGAGTGGTAGacaaattaagatggtgcgtagtgatggaggaggtgagtacaagtctaatgagttcaagaagcactgtgaagaacttgcgttgcaacataacataacttgTCCTTACACACCTCAACACAGTGAAGTTAccgagagaaagaatagaacaatcatggacatggcgaggagcatgcttaaagcgaaaggtatgccaaattatttttgggttgTGGTTGTTacatgtgcggtatatttgataaacagatcacccacttggagtgttcctaacacaactccgattgaggcatggagtGAATTCAAATCCAATTTGCAgcacttgaaggtatttgggtcaattacttatgctcatgttCCCAATACagcaagatcgaagttggattataaggcagtgaagaccattttcattggatataagcatgggggatacaaactgtacaatccaatgacaaagaaggtgattgttagtcatgatgttacatttgccgaaGATGAGGGATGGAAATGGAATGCAGTAGCTGAAATAGATtcgaaaaaatgatatatttatgttttaaacGATGATAtggaagatggagtcactcttgaagcacctgcagttcaacctgaagctgcagttcaacctgaagttgtaattcaacctgaagttgcaactccaattgcaactatgatggagcgaccaagaaggcaaCAACGACAACTTGTACATCTTCAAGattgcgaagtaaatcttgatgatgaagttgatgacaatggagatttggttcactttgcttttcttgcagaatCAGAATCTGTGAGACTTGCCGAtgccattcaacaccccaaatggcaaaagactatgaatgaagaattgttggcgattgagaaaaacaatatcatgactcaaattgggaagattgttccaaatcagaattaagggaggatgttggttattaattcagattttattattattaattctggtTTTATTAtgcttaaactattttaccatTATATTGGattaatggtcagtttacaggcatgttagtattcctattttatagcttccagtaattataattttattatatatattattgaagtaaataaaaatgaataagatcagttttacaattttatgcaattacgttcaatcagttgctacaaccttttgccttctcttatttccttcaattagttcctacataTCATACACAACTTCAATTCAAACATAAAACAACACAAATTATATTTGTGATACATTATTccagataaatatttttacaaattattcTTGATAGgaacaaatttaatataaaagaattgATATTATAGGTCATGTTGATTATCTACGACtttaaaagaattataagaaaaccctaaaccctaagaaaacaagtttttttttaatataaaatcatGTTTTCAAATGACAACTTACTCATtcacataataaaattaaaacttatctactttaatagtttttttttttgtgaaaaattaCACCGAAACGAtgaattttctattattaataatagtatgATGAAATACTTTTAACTAAATGAATTcaacaaaacaaatattatgAAAGTTCATGCttgttgttggagatcccacattaattagaaattaaatcatttcataatatataagttggGTGCAAACTTCATCTCATAAGTCGGGTTTATGAggttaagttagacttaaagtttacCTCTTAACGTGGTATCATAGTCATTTCAAGCATATTTTAGTGAGattttgttggacttatcaggtcacccgctatggaccgttatcggaccatctatatataatatgtttgtAAGACGGGTATTGtagttattttttctttaatttttttcagtCTGTTAAGAATCATTCCTATACCAGAATTATTCTTTCACTTATGAACCAACTTAGTAGAGTCCAATACTATACCTTAGAAAGAATCAGTTCTTAACTAAAAAATAGCTCATTAAAATTGCTCCAACTTCAACTAACGAAACAATTACTTTCCTTCATAAATAGTGAGAGTAATTTCTTTTATGATCTTGTttcttatattcaatttttacaCCTACATTCTTGTtgaaagtaaaatatattttgacacttaaataaaatgattttgatattacaaattgtgagtatagtttttttaaacaatatcTAATAATTTGTTGACACATCACTAAAAAATGTAAATCTACGTAACTCTAGTGAAAGAAAAAAGTATGTATTTATTACACAATAATCTAACCATTTATTAACACGTCATTGTTAAACAAGTATAACTTTAAGTTgtcaaattaataaattatattgggAGGATAATGTCTATCTTGTTGCACTCATTATTtcaaatgatattatttattacttttgacaattAATAATCCACATCAATATCAtgattaaaaagaaagaaaaaaaaacggTATAACTTTTAGCTGTGAAAGCAATTTTTCTTACTTTCATGAAATTAAGTAATAGTTTAAAAATTCTATActgttaataaattaaaattgagcATTTTATTATAagtgaaaatattatttctttcaactaaatacatttttttaaaatgttatgcccaccctttttaattttttatttaaaacaatcATGAAAAGAAAACACAGGCATCGACGTTAACTAAAATACAATTAGTACTAAAGAATGTTTGATGATTTGAATGAGAAACGATATAGAACATGTTTACCTCTATTTTTGTTCTTACCAAACTTTCCACATCACAAAAAGATTTATCGTGGAAAATGAAGTTGGTTGGGTTTTGGGGGCGGCTAGAAAATGATAGGGTGGGGGTAAGTGATGTTTGTTAAGTCAAAGTTGGCTTTTTTCCAATGCCATATAAATATAAATCGGCAAAGTGCAATAAATATTGGCATTTTGGCGATAAATACATAAGAGTCAATTAGAACACCTTTGAGATAATAAGAACAATATATGGACaaccacattttttttatataaccatGTTACAACtctcaatactattattttaatacttttttatattatttaattataaatttaccttttattatatatatttatttctaaacctATCACATCAAGATTGTATACAACTCTTTGAGTTGTCACATTATCATTTTCCGAGATAATAATTGTCTCGGCTCACTCCGATCACAGATGCAAGTGCAGAGTTAATTGTACGAAAGCTAAAACGtgaattcaaattttcaatgcTGTTCAACTTGTTTAACACTTACACTTCAATATAAAGCTTTTGCTTCTtccactaattattttttaaggcAAATTCTCTCTCCACCTGAATGGGTTTTCTTGCACCTCAATACATTATGATACATTAGATGTATGTGATATTccaattttacttttatttaaacttttaaaagttGTACTTCTCTCTTAACCTCACATTGCACTCTTTCATTGTACAATTCGGTATGTGTGTGGATTTGGGTATACACAcggaattatataatttagtatgttattaataaataaatatgtaattgTACAATTCAATATTAGATTCGCGATATACATATCGAATTTATAATTTAGTATgttatttagaaataaatatcaGATTGTACAATTTGGTATGTATTACTGGATCCGTGatatgtattttgaatttaCAATTcgatatttattttctaataacatacaaaattttggaatatatattcaaattcaataaTACACAcagaattatataatttagtatGTAAATTTAAAAGACATACTAAAATGTACAATCCAATATACAAGAAGAAAAAACGCAAATGAAAACCATGAAAAAAACACACAACTCATCTCACCAACTAACCTTCACGACCTTCAACAACCACTTCCAATCAAACCACTAAGAACCACCCACAAACACCCACCACAATGAATCAAAACCCTCAAAATGAAGAACAACTCACCCACTCAACCAAAACCTAACATATACTGCTAAGGGTAGCTTtggtatttaaaaattatatggaGGTGCGGGGagaattttccttttagaaCCAGTAACCCTAATATTAAGAAAATGGCATAAATGCCCTCAAGAGTTTAAAAAGTAAGTTTTTTCTTTCCTCCTCCCCATATCTTCCTGGTTGTGGATGCACATTTTATCTCTTTGCTTTGGTTGCCCTTTTGTGTCTAGTTGGTGTTTTTCGTTCCTTTTTGGTTGGGTTCTAGTGATCATTGGTACCATTTTCATATGAAGATCGTTGAAGCGCTGTAAgtgtgacattttttttttgctttccAAAAAGGGTGGTATAGAAGAATATCAAATTTTGAATTCCAAAATAGGGGAAGGTGTGGATTATCTGATctctttcaaaataaatttttcataataTGTTTCTAGATTAAGCTTTCCATAACATAATTCTAGAATAAAATTTCCATAACAActttctaaaatagttttttttaaatatgtttagaATAATAATTCTAGAAACATATATTCTTGAAAGTTGTTCCAAAAAGCTTATTAtggaaatatgatttttttttgtttttttatggtTGTGTTTagctattaaatattaatactatttatGTTTATGAAGAGAAACGTGGTGAGAAGTAGAGGAGGATTTTCTCAAATCGATTGTGTATATCTAACTGCTTTTGTTAGACGAAGAGAGCGGGATGGTGCTAGTAACATTGTTGAAGGTGACAAAGGTGAAGAAAATATGGTAGTTGATGAGGCTCATGTAGTCGATGATGAAGCCTATCCTAGATGGTCAGTAGATAGGTCATTGCTTGCCAATTATGAAGACCATGTGGCTAGAAAATTATGGAATGAAGTGGTAAGTAATAATATTGACACACATGCATTAAATTAATgtgttatttattatattccAATTCTCCAATGATATTTGTTGACTATTGTAGGATCGTGGTGAGTTGAAATTGGTGCCTTAtggaagaaaattgaataagtTGGGAGTGCCACATGAACGAATAGAAGTTGTGGTTGAGTTGTCGGGGTTAGTCAATCTGGTTTGTGCTAGCGACAACACTATAATAAACAAAGGTTTGATTTCTACCTTTGTAGAGAAGTGACATCCAAATATAAATTCTTTTCATCTACCTATGAGTTGACCATCTGATAGGTGCCTTCTAGCCGTTTGCATTATTTCTTGAATTTTTGGAGG from Phaseolus vulgaris cultivar G19833 chromosome 1, P. vulgaris v2.0, whole genome shotgun sequence carries:
- the LOC137815972 gene encoding uncharacterized protein, with product MNDNKIEKPIVQALEAQTSIGSSYHKHGSYFNKGRGGQNHGGAWRGERGRGGRGGIYNKSNVECYNCHKRGHYVNECKSKGDNHASNCAQEDTNHEQDEEDHEVLMTTTSNENPNNQTWYLDTGCTNHMCGQKELFADLDDSFRTKVKFGDGRFVPVIGKGRILITLKNDDHRYIYDVSYVSDMKSNLLSVGQLAEKGYVMHIVENKFSIFDKKAFVERGSGRQIKMVRSDGGGEYKSNEFKKHCEELALQHNITCPYTPQHSEVTERKNRTIMDMARSMLKAKGMPNYFWVVVVTCAVYLINRSPTWSVPNTTPIEAWSEFKSNLQHLKVFGSITYAHVPNTARSKLDYKAVKTIFIGYKHGGYKLYNPMTKKVIVSHDVTFAEDEGWKWNAVAEIDSKK